The Halalkalibacter krulwichiae genome has a segment encoding these proteins:
- a CDS encoding CBO0543 family protein, translating into MIERSIIRFGFIFGIISIITLFKKPSVKIWFPLYIINCIVNYIFDKILVETKQVEYPIRFMPKTFKINVVYLVCPFLSIWYCQSTYNSRLTGLISKLILFATPQAIYEILLERKTDTLKFKGSWKWLYSFFLVFVVKIISRGLLEVIKKSPTSKST; encoded by the coding sequence ATGATTGAACGCTCCATAATTAGATTCGGTTTTATTTTCGGTATTATATCGATAATTACTTTATTTAAAAAGCCATCGGTTAAAATTTGGTTTCCTTTATATATAATTAACTGTATTGTAAATTACATATTTGACAAAATTCTAGTGGAAACAAAACAAGTAGAATATCCAATAAGGTTCATGCCAAAAACGTTCAAAATAAATGTAGTTTACTTAGTCTGCCCTTTCTTATCAATTTGGTATTGTCAATCAACATATAACTCTAGACTAACTGGATTAATAAGTAAGCTTATACTTTTCGCTACTCCTCAAGCCATTTATGAAATTTTACTTGAGAGGAAAACAGATACACTTAAATTCAAAGGTAGTTGGAAATGGTTGTACTCATTCTTCCTAGTTTTTGTAGTGAAAATTATTTCTAGAGGCTTACTCGAAGTAATTAAAAAATCTCCAACCAGTAAAAGTACTTAA
- a CDS encoding divergent PAP2 family protein, producing MNRPMITALATIGIAQVLKIPINKAQTGEWEPKLLVETGGMPSSHSAGVTALATFVALERGISSVDFALSTVFGLIVMYDAQGIRRQTGELTIKVNEMDLELEELTGLHKDQIMSKARTDKLRERLGHLPEEVLGGAILGLITGTVSHLLTPKKRIKLF from the coding sequence ATGAATCGTCCAATGATAACAGCATTAGCCACAATCGGAATTGCACAAGTGTTGAAGATTCCAATAAATAAGGCACAAACAGGGGAGTGGGAGCCAAAGCTTCTGGTTGAAACTGGAGGTATGCCTAGCTCACACTCAGCAGGTGTTACAGCCCTAGCTACTTTTGTGGCATTAGAAAGGGGCATTTCTTCAGTTGACTTTGCATTATCAACTGTTTTCGGGTTAATTGTTATGTACGATGCTCAAGGAATAAGAAGGCAAACAGGAGAATTAACAATAAAAGTAAATGAGATGGACCTTGAGCTTGAGGAATTAACTGGTCTGCACAAAGATCAAATAATGAGCAAAGCACGCACGGATAAACTGCGTGAGAGGTTGGGACACTTACCTGAAGAAGTGTTAGGTGGAGCTATTCTCGGATTAATCACAGGAACTGTCAGTCATTTACTTACCCCCAAAAAAAGAATTAAATTATTTTGA
- a CDS encoding DUF4349 domain-containing protein: MRIWWKLILVTITIAIVFVVGGCSNQGKSTSPEFFAEPDLATLDHSISSEEHEVFESETILRTENSNSEDRMVTYQGNVLVEVQDYWHAKNEIEKNVEKMGGYIIHSSHQEMDSGDLIGTLDVRVPKTEFQPMLTQLEDKWKVLEQQTNGMDVTEEYVDIESRLKSKHVVEERLLGFMESANNTEDLLNISNELARVQEEIEQLVGRKQYIENQVEFSTLTISIREDKLSARIQGNHLNTWERSKKLFIQTINGFISFSSNAVVFLIGLSPVFLLLFVLTILFLYKRKRNK, encoded by the coding sequence ATGCGTATTTGGTGGAAACTCATTTTGGTTACAATAACAATAGCAATAGTATTTGTCGTTGGGGGATGCAGTAACCAAGGAAAATCAACAAGCCCTGAATTTTTTGCTGAACCAGATTTAGCTACATTAGATCATTCCATTAGCTCAGAAGAGCACGAAGTTTTTGAATCAGAAACGATTTTAAGGACTGAAAACAGTAATTCGGAAGATCGTATGGTCACGTATCAAGGCAATGTGTTAGTTGAAGTTCAAGATTATTGGCACGCTAAGAACGAAATAGAAAAAAATGTTGAAAAAATGGGGGGCTATATTATACACTCCTCTCATCAAGAAATGGATAGTGGTGACCTCATAGGGACACTCGATGTTCGGGTACCGAAAACAGAATTTCAACCAATGCTTACGCAATTAGAAGATAAGTGGAAGGTTCTTGAGCAGCAAACAAATGGAATGGATGTAACAGAAGAATATGTTGATATAGAATCAAGGTTAAAATCGAAACACGTAGTGGAAGAAAGACTACTTGGATTTATGGAATCAGCTAATAATACAGAGGATTTATTGAATATTTCAAATGAATTAGCGAGAGTTCAAGAAGAAATAGAACAGTTAGTAGGAAGGAAGCAATATATTGAAAATCAAGTTGAATTCTCGACACTTACGATTTCCATACGTGAAGATAAGCTCTCGGCTCGTATACAAGGAAATCATCTTAACACTTGGGAAAGGTCAAAAAAACTTTTCATTCAAACAATAAATGGGTTCATTAGCTTTTCTTCAAATGCAGTTGTCTTTTTGATTGGTCTTAGTCCAGTCTTTCTTTTGCTATTCGTTTTAACGATTCTATTCTTATACAAAAGAAAAAGAAATAAGTAA
- a CDS encoding SCP2 sterol-binding domain-containing protein → MSSITELNQFITRVNANPEHIQAEKDRIFQLELTEGDFFQIQLKEGKALIHEGTPNQADVSLKLSRKHLSKLLNNDLNATMAFMTGQLKVDGKVGLALKLQEIVKSYQSV, encoded by the coding sequence GTGAGTAGTATAACTGAATTAAATCAATTTATTACAAGGGTAAATGCAAATCCAGAACATATTCAAGCTGAGAAGGATCGTATTTTTCAATTAGAATTAACGGAAGGAGACTTCTTTCAAATTCAATTAAAAGAGGGCAAAGCCCTTATTCATGAAGGTACTCCAAATCAAGCTGATGTTTCTTTGAAGCTTTCTAGAAAACATTTATCAAAATTGTTAAATAATGATTTAAATGCAACGATGGCTTTTATGACTGGCCAATTAAAGGTAGATGGTAAAGTAGGTTTAGCCTTGAAACTGCAAGAAATTGTCAAAAGCTATCAATCGGTATAA
- a CDS encoding DegV family protein, whose product MTIKIVTDSTCDLSDELIKKYKIEVVPLSISVGGQTYLDGVDITKKEFVKLLTSSDELPKSSQPSAGSFEATYRKLLAEPGTSHIISIHLTEGMSGTVNSAKAGADLVGDQITVINSKYISHALGFQVIEAAEMALEGRSLEEIVDRLEEIRKHSSLYIMVDTLEYLAKGGRIGRGKAMLGSLLRIKPIASLADGVYTPVTKVRTHMQAIEYYKKQFIEETKGLKVKAIGIAQVEADALANKLKDALQQINSIPVTITETSPVISTHTGPGAIALMYYTDES is encoded by the coding sequence ATGACAATAAAAATTGTAACCGATTCAACATGTGATTTATCAGATGAATTAATAAAGAAATACAAAATAGAAGTAGTTCCATTGTCCATCTCCGTTGGAGGACAAACGTATCTAGATGGAGTAGACATTACAAAAAAAGAATTTGTAAAGTTGCTTACTTCTTCTGACGAATTACCTAAAAGTTCACAACCTTCTGCTGGTTCATTTGAAGCAACCTATCGAAAATTGTTAGCAGAACCTGGTACGAGCCATATTATCTCCATCCATTTAACAGAGGGAATGAGTGGGACTGTTAATTCAGCAAAAGCGGGTGCTGATTTAGTAGGTGACCAAATCACTGTTATTAATTCTAAATATATCTCTCATGCTTTAGGATTTCAAGTCATTGAGGCAGCTGAAATGGCTCTAGAAGGTCGAAGTCTAGAAGAAATCGTCGACCGTCTTGAAGAGATAAGAAAACACTCGTCCCTTTATATTATGGTCGATACATTAGAGTATTTAGCAAAAGGTGGACGAATTGGCCGAGGGAAAGCAATGTTAGGATCTCTCCTTCGTATTAAGCCAATCGCTTCTTTAGCAGATGGGGTATATACTCCTGTTACCAAGGTGCGTACACATATGCAAGCAATTGAATATTATAAGAAGCAATTTATTGAGGAGACAAAGGGATTAAAGGTGAAAGCGATTGGTATTGCTCAAGTTGAAGCGGATGCTTTAGCGAATAAGTTAAAAGATGCGTTACAACAAATTAACTCTATCCCTGTGACAATTACGGAGACATCTCCGGTTATTAGTACACATACTGGTCCTGGGGCGATCGCGTTAATGTACTATACAGATGAAAGCTAA
- the recQ gene encoding DNA helicase RecQ: MSMNLLEQAQEKLRSIYGYHSFREGQLNIIQLVLQGKDTIGIMPTGGGKSLCYQVPALVNPGVTLVISPLISLMKDQVDALMELNIPATYLNSTLSVEEERKRQTKIREGEYKLIYVAPERLDQMQFKQLINSVNISLVAIDEAHCMSQWGHDFRPSYLSITSWLQELKQSPTVLALTATATEQVCQDLQEYLQINKEQVVKTGFERANLTFKVRKGINKKQFINTYISKKNKDSGIIYASTRKEVEQIYQQLKEQGLDVAAYHGGMSEVERSRSQEAFIHDEIKIIVATNAFGMGIDKSNVRYVLHYNIPRTIEAYYQEAGRAGRDGEESECILLFSPQDVRTQTFLIEQSNRNETRQEMEYKKLQQMTALCHTERCLQQYILHYFGDDTDKTCGKCSNCLQTGEKIDKTKEAQMVFSTVKRTRERFGKTIIAQILVGSNNQKIKQMNLTTTTTYGLLSHLSQKNVAEFIDLLLAEGYLLLVGTSYPTIQLTEKAIQVLLGEQHVFVMETMTEVEPDQQDDVFEALRDLRKQLSSENNIPPYMVFSDKTLREMSRYIPLTNEEFSNISGVGEQKQEKYGQAFLNLLAIFKDKKPQIDQQSSSSKPSLGNKRKAGQYLETAKHFQKGESVEQLAKTLSLTEQTIIKHLLKAQEEGFELILEQYVEEEARKLILEVVEQIGSERLKPIKEALPDHITYLDIRFTLGK; encoded by the coding sequence ATGAGTATGAATTTGCTTGAACAAGCACAAGAAAAGCTTCGTTCAATATATGGATATCATTCTTTTAGAGAAGGACAATTAAACATCATCCAGTTAGTACTTCAGGGGAAAGATACAATTGGTATCATGCCAACTGGTGGTGGCAAGTCGCTCTGTTACCAGGTTCCAGCATTAGTGAATCCAGGTGTTACACTTGTTATTTCACCTTTGATTTCATTGATGAAAGATCAGGTTGATGCATTAATGGAGTTGAATATTCCTGCTACTTATTTAAATAGTACGCTTAGTGTAGAAGAAGAACGAAAGAGACAAACTAAAATACGAGAAGGAGAATATAAGTTAATTTATGTTGCACCTGAACGACTTGATCAAATGCAATTTAAACAACTTATCAATTCAGTGAACATTTCTCTGGTGGCAATTGACGAAGCACACTGTATGTCACAGTGGGGACATGATTTTCGCCCGAGTTACCTATCCATAACCAGTTGGTTACAGGAACTAAAACAAAGCCCAACGGTTCTTGCCTTAACAGCAACAGCAACTGAACAAGTATGCCAAGATTTACAAGAATATTTACAAATCAATAAGGAGCAAGTTGTTAAAACAGGATTTGAAAGAGCAAACTTAACGTTCAAAGTGAGGAAAGGTATTAATAAAAAGCAATTTATTAATACCTACATCTCGAAAAAAAATAAAGATTCAGGAATCATTTATGCTTCAACACGTAAGGAAGTTGAGCAAATTTATCAACAATTAAAAGAGCAAGGATTGGACGTTGCGGCTTACCATGGCGGAATGAGTGAAGTAGAACGGTCAAGAAGTCAAGAAGCATTTATTCATGATGAGATTAAAATCATTGTTGCGACAAATGCTTTTGGAATGGGGATTGATAAATCGAACGTACGATATGTGCTTCATTACAATATCCCTCGTACTATTGAAGCATATTATCAAGAAGCAGGACGGGCCGGCCGTGATGGTGAAGAAAGTGAATGTATTCTCCTATTTAGTCCTCAAGATGTCAGAACTCAAACATTTCTTATAGAACAATCTAACCGAAATGAAACGCGCCAAGAAATGGAGTATAAGAAACTTCAGCAAATGACTGCTCTTTGTCATACTGAACGTTGCTTGCAGCAGTATATCTTACATTACTTTGGTGACGACACGGATAAGACATGTGGAAAATGTTCGAATTGTCTACAAACAGGTGAGAAGATCGATAAAACAAAAGAGGCTCAAATGGTTTTCTCTACAGTGAAAAGAACAAGAGAACGATTTGGAAAGACGATCATTGCACAGATCTTAGTTGGATCGAATAACCAAAAAATAAAACAGATGAATTTAACAACGACCACAACTTACGGATTGTTAAGTCATTTATCACAAAAGAACGTTGCAGAATTTATAGATTTGTTACTAGCAGAAGGTTATTTATTACTCGTGGGAACTAGTTATCCAACAATACAGCTTACAGAAAAAGCGATACAAGTATTGTTAGGAGAGCAACACGTTTTTGTAATGGAAACGATGACTGAAGTTGAGCCAGATCAACAAGATGATGTGTTTGAGGCACTACGTGACTTACGTAAGCAGCTTTCTTCAGAGAATAACATCCCACCTTATATGGTCTTTTCAGATAAAACATTACGAGAAATGAGTCGTTATATCCCATTAACGAATGAGGAATTTTCAAATATTTCTGGGGTTGGTGAACAAAAACAAGAAAAATATGGACAAGCCTTTTTAAATTTACTTGCTATTTTTAAAGACAAAAAGCCACAAATCGATCAGCAATCATCATCATCAAAGCCCTCACTTGGGAACAAAAGAAAAGCTGGTCAATACTTGGAAACGGCAAAGCATTTTCAGAAAGGAGAAAGTGTAGAACAGTTAGCTAAAACATTATCCTTGACAGAGCAAACCATTATAAAGCATTTATTAAAAGCCCAAGAAGAGGGATTTGAACTTATTCTTGAACAATATGTAGAAGAGGAAGCTCGTAAGCTTATACTTGAAGTTGTAGAACAGATAGGGAGCGAACGACTAAAGCCAATTAAGGAGGCATTACCTGATCATATTACGTATTTAGACATTCGTTTTACATTAGGTAAGTAG
- a CDS encoding ABC-F family ATP-binding cassette domain-containing protein, whose protein sequence is MITVTSVGLQYGDRKLFEDVNIKFTPGNCYGLIGANGAGKSTFLKILSGEIDPQQGDVHMKPGQRLAVLKQNHFEYEEEEVLTTVIMGHTRLFQVMQEKDAIYMKEEFSDEDGIKAAELEGEFAELNGWEAESEAAILLKGLGIPEELHTKKMADLAGAEKVKVLLAQALFGEPDVLLLDEPTNHLDIKAIEWLEEFLINFENTVIVVSHDRHFLNKVCTHIADLDFGKIQIYVGNYDFWYESSQLAQKMAQDQNKKKEEKIKELQAFIARFSANASKSKQATSRKKLLDKIEIDDIKPSSRKYPYVHFSPEREIGNDVLRVEGISKTIDGEKVLNNVSFVMNKEDKISLVGDNEIAKTTLFKILTGEMEPDSGTFKWGITTSQAYFPKDNSEFFEGCDLNLIDWLRQYSPQDDSDTFLRGFLGRMLFSGEEVKKKANVLSGGEKVRCMLSKMMLSGANVLLLDEPTNHLDLESITAVNNGLINYKGAMIFTSHDHQFNETIANRVIEITADGVIDKQMSFNEFLQTTKK, encoded by the coding sequence ATGATTACTGTTACGAGTGTCGGTTTACAATATGGCGACCGCAAATTATTCGAAGATGTTAACATTAAATTTACCCCTGGTAATTGCTATGGATTAATAGGTGCAAATGGGGCTGGTAAATCAACGTTTCTAAAGATTTTATCAGGAGAAATTGATCCTCAGCAAGGTGATGTGCATATGAAGCCAGGGCAAAGACTGGCCGTATTAAAGCAGAATCACTTTGAATACGAAGAGGAAGAAGTTTTAACAACCGTTATTATGGGGCATACTCGTCTTTTTCAAGTCATGCAAGAAAAGGATGCTATCTACATGAAGGAAGAGTTCTCCGATGAAGATGGCATTAAAGCAGCTGAATTAGAAGGTGAATTTGCTGAATTAAACGGTTGGGAAGCAGAGTCCGAAGCTGCTATTCTTTTAAAAGGTTTAGGCATTCCTGAAGAACTTCACACGAAAAAAATGGCTGATTTAGCGGGTGCAGAAAAAGTCAAAGTGTTGCTTGCTCAAGCTTTATTTGGAGAACCTGACGTTCTTTTACTAGATGAGCCTACCAACCACTTAGATATTAAAGCAATCGAGTGGTTAGAAGAATTCTTAATTAACTTTGAAAATACAGTTATTGTTGTCTCTCATGATCGTCATTTCTTGAACAAAGTGTGTACTCATATTGCAGACTTAGATTTTGGTAAAATTCAAATCTATGTTGGGAACTACGACTTCTGGTATGAATCAAGCCAGTTAGCTCAAAAAATGGCCCAAGACCAAAACAAGAAAAAAGAAGAGAAAATTAAAGAGTTGCAAGCTTTTATTGCTCGCTTTAGCGCAAATGCATCTAAATCAAAGCAAGCTACTTCTCGTAAGAAGTTACTTGATAAGATTGAGATTGATGACATTAAGCCTTCATCAAGAAAGTATCCTTATGTTCACTTTTCTCCTGAACGTGAAATCGGAAATGATGTCCTCCGTGTAGAAGGCATTTCAAAAACGATTGATGGAGAAAAAGTTCTAAACAATGTTAGCTTTGTAATGAATAAAGAAGATAAAATTTCCTTAGTTGGTGACAATGAGATTGCGAAAACAACATTATTTAAGATTTTAACTGGGGAAATGGAACCAGACAGTGGAACTTTCAAGTGGGGAATCACCACATCTCAAGCATACTTCCCTAAAGACAACTCCGAGTTTTTTGAGGGTTGTGATTTAAACCTAATAGATTGGTTACGTCAGTACTCTCCTCAAGATGACAGTGACACGTTTTTACGTGGATTCCTTGGGCGCATGCTTTTCTCTGGAGAAGAAGTAAAGAAAAAAGCGAACGTCCTTTCTGGAGGGGAAAAAGTTCGCTGTATGCTTTCTAAAATGATGTTAAGTGGTGCAAATGTTCTCCTTCTTGATGAACCAACAAACCACCTTGACTTAGAATCGATTACAGCTGTCAATAATGGCCTTATTAATTACAAAGGTGCAATGATCTTTACATCACATGATCACCAATTTAATGAGACAATTGCCAATCGCGTTATTGAAATTACCGCTGATGGAGTCATTGATAAGCAAATGAGCTTTAATGAATTTTTACAAACGACCAAGAAATAA
- a CDS encoding DMT family transporter, with amino-acid sequence MTVRTAYLLAALGAACWGLIGLFVQNLYSFGLTPWDVVAIRSIFAAVILLIYMLLVKRQQLKIKVNHLPLFIGSGIVSIVFFNWCFFTVMEDASLSLAVVLLYTGPLFVTILSRMLFKELITFKKMLAILTTLAGCAFVVGFLPSANTFITVSTLLIGLSSGFFYALYSIFAKLSSRYYGALTITAYTYFCAALFMVFTSDFTYNLSIFLSWSVLLNSLALAIIPTIIAFLLYTKGLSYIESSRASILSTIEPVVAIYIGFIVFQDVLTLWQWFGVILVIASIILATSTNKKENKKTTSAHAS; translated from the coding sequence ATGACTGTTCGGACAGCTTACTTGTTAGCAGCCTTAGGAGCTGCTTGTTGGGGCTTAATTGGGCTTTTTGTTCAGAATTTGTATAGTTTTGGATTGACCCCATGGGATGTTGTTGCGATTCGATCCATTTTCGCCGCTGTGATATTATTGATCTACATGCTTCTTGTAAAGAGACAACAACTCAAAATAAAAGTCAATCACCTTCCGCTTTTTATTGGTTCTGGAATTGTGAGTATTGTTTTTTTTAACTGGTGCTTTTTTACCGTAATGGAAGATGCTTCACTCTCATTGGCAGTTGTCTTGTTATATACGGGACCTTTATTTGTAACGATTTTATCAAGAATGTTGTTTAAAGAGCTTATCACTTTTAAAAAGATGTTAGCCATTCTTACGACATTAGCTGGCTGTGCGTTTGTCGTTGGTTTTTTGCCTTCTGCTAACACATTTATAACAGTATCAACTCTTTTAATTGGGTTAAGTTCAGGCTTCTTTTACGCACTTTACAGTATTTTCGCTAAATTAAGTAGCCGTTATTACGGTGCATTAACGATTACAGCATATACGTATTTTTGTGCTGCCTTATTTATGGTCTTCACTAGTGACTTCACTTACAATCTTTCTATTTTTCTCTCTTGGAGTGTCCTACTAAATAGTTTAGCTCTCGCTATAATTCCAACGATTATTGCGTTTCTGCTTTATACAAAAGGTTTAAGTTACATAGAATCAAGTCGTGCTTCGATTCTCTCGACAATTGAACCTGTTGTAGCTATTTATATAGGATTCATCGTATTTCAAGATGTTCTTACTCTGTGGCAATGGTTCGGGGTTATTCTTGTGATTGCATCAATTATTCTTGCTACTTCAACAAATAAAAAAGAAAATAAAAAAACAACGTCAGCTCATGCTTCTTAA
- a CDS encoding DedA family protein — protein sequence MDLLIFVDFIRQYGYIALFFIVAIGLFFFPVPNEVLLMSGGLLATTKLLDPIPTFLVLYSSIVLHGTLLYIIGQAVYSSTNLDKNKQSIWYSRAEKGRELLDQYGLKAASFSYYFPFIRHAVPFSIGMSGITYRFFAIISFSSAFIWLSIYFFIGFYYGRSITDWTSFVQNLIYSLVAIVVIVVALQLLKRRKQRQRRML from the coding sequence GTGGATCTACTTATCTTTGTAGACTTTATTAGACAATATGGGTACATTGCCTTATTCTTTATTGTCGCAATTGGTTTGTTTTTCTTTCCGGTGCCCAATGAAGTACTTTTAATGAGTGGCGGATTATTGGCTACTACAAAATTATTAGACCCAATTCCAACATTTTTAGTTTTGTATAGTAGCATTGTTTTACATGGAACGTTACTTTATATCATTGGTCAGGCAGTTTACAGTTCTACGAATCTAGATAAAAATAAACAATCAATCTGGTATTCTAGAGCTGAAAAAGGGAGAGAATTACTAGATCAATATGGGTTAAAGGCAGCTAGTTTTAGTTATTACTTTCCATTTATTCGTCATGCTGTGCCTTTTAGTATTGGAATGTCAGGTATTACGTATCGATTTTTTGCGATTATAAGCTTTAGTTCTGCCTTCATTTGGCTTTCTATTTATTTTTTTATTGGATTTTATTATGGAAGGTCCATTACCGACTGGACTAGTTTTGTCCAGAACTTGATCTATAGTTTGGTGGCGATTGTTGTGATAGTGGTCGCATTACAATTGTTAAAAAGAAGAAAACAACGTCAGAGACGAATGCTTTAA
- a CDS encoding DUF6501 family protein produces MIHQTWTERETLRTVECIHTDAKKYLVNRALTAGKSYELKNETEEFYFVIDNTGKIGGYYKDYFKG; encoded by the coding sequence TTGATTCATCAAACGTGGACAGAGCGTGAAACACTCCGCACCGTTGAGTGTATTCACACGGATGCAAAGAAGTACTTAGTAAATCGCGCATTAACAGCTGGAAAATCATATGAATTAAAAAATGAAACCGAGGAATTTTATTTTGTGATTGATAACACTGGTAAAATCGGTGGCTATTATAAAGATTATTTCAAAGGTTAA
- the odhB gene encoding 2-oxoglutarate dehydrogenase complex dihydrolipoyllysine-residue succinyltransferase: protein MIEIKVPELAESITEGTIAQWLKEVGEHVNQGEYIAELETDKVNVEIVAEHSGVIKEFKREPGDTVEVGEVIAVIDEGASANEGAAPAEAAAPAPEKEEVKETVPAPQKEEAPQAGRLLASPAARKLAREKGIDLQAVSTQDPLGRVRKQDVESHNAAPAASTPAPAKKAPAASVTSDDPTKPVERVKMSRRRQTIAKRLVESQQTAAMLTTFNEVDMTAVMDVRSRRKDAFVDKNGVKLGFMSFFTKAVVAALKEYPLLNAEIQGDELLIKKYYDIGCAVSTDEGLVVPVLRDADRLSFAGIERGIGELGKKARDNKLSISDLQGGTFTITNGGVFGSLMSTPILNAPQVGILGMHKIQWRPVAIDQERFENRPMMYIALSYDHRIVDGKEAVGFLVTVKNLLEDPENLLLEG from the coding sequence GTGATTGAAATTAAAGTACCAGAACTAGCAGAGTCGATTACAGAAGGAACGATTGCTCAGTGGTTAAAAGAAGTTGGAGAACATGTTAACCAGGGTGAATATATTGCTGAGTTAGAAACTGACAAAGTAAATGTTGAGATTGTTGCAGAACATTCAGGTGTTATCAAAGAATTCAAAAGAGAGCCAGGCGATACAGTAGAAGTTGGAGAAGTAATTGCTGTTATCGATGAAGGTGCAAGTGCAAATGAAGGTGCCGCACCTGCTGAAGCAGCTGCACCAGCTCCTGAAAAGGAAGAAGTAAAAGAAACAGTTCCTGCTCCACAAAAAGAAGAAGCGCCTCAAGCTGGCCGTCTACTTGCTTCACCAGCTGCTAGGAAATTAGCACGCGAAAAAGGAATTGATTTACAAGCAGTCTCTACTCAAGATCCACTTGGTCGAGTACGCAAGCAAGATGTAGAATCACATAATGCAGCACCAGCTGCTTCTACTCCAGCACCAGCTAAAAAGGCTCCAGCAGCATCTGTTACTTCAGATGATCCAACTAAGCCTGTAGAACGTGTGAAAATGTCTCGTCGTCGTCAAACGATTGCCAAGCGTCTTGTTGAGTCTCAGCAAACAGCTGCTATGCTTACAACATTTAATGAAGTTGATATGACAGCAGTTATGGACGTTCGTAGTCGTCGTAAAGATGCATTTGTTGATAAAAATGGTGTGAAGCTTGGTTTTATGTCATTCTTCACTAAAGCAGTAGTTGCTGCTTTAAAAGAATATCCGTTATTAAATGCTGAAATTCAAGGCGACGAACTTCTAATTAAGAAGTACTATGATATTGGTTGTGCCGTTTCAACAGATGAAGGGTTAGTAGTTCCAGTATTACGTGATGCTGATCGTCTAAGTTTTGCTGGTATTGAACGTGGAATTGGAGAATTGGGTAAAAAAGCTCGTGATAATAAATTATCAATCTCTGATCTGCAAGGTGGAACATTTACGATTACAAATGGTGGAGTGTTCGGATCATTAATGTCAACTCCAATCTTGAATGCTCCTCAAGTAGGAATTCTTGGAATGCATAAGATTCAATGGCGTCCAGTAGCAATTGATCAAGAGCGCTTTGAAAATCGTCCAATGATGTATATTGCACTTTCTTACGACCATCGTATTGTTGATGGAAAAGAAGCTGTTGGATTCTTAGTGACGGTAAAGAATTTATTGGAAGATCCTGAAAATCTTTTGTTAGAAGGTTAA